In Paramormyrops kingsleyae isolate MSU_618 chromosome 13, PKINGS_0.4, whole genome shotgun sequence, a single window of DNA contains:
- the LOC111836475 gene encoding protein disulfide-isomerase A3-like, with the protein MFKLLLSVVLLGAVQASDVLEFTDDDFESKISDHELILVEFFAPWCGHCKRLAPEYEAAATRLKGIVPLAKVDCTASANVCGKYGVSGYPTLKIFRDGDDSGAYDGPRTADGIVSHLKKQAGPASVEIKTVAEFENYVNDRDASVVGFFLDSASPAQAEFLKAAGALRESYRFAHTNNEELLKKNNVDAEGVILFRPKHLSSKFEESDVPYNEEKFASSKIKKFIQDNIFGICPHLTDDNKDQLKGKDLMVAYYDVDYEKNPKGSNYWRNRVMKVAKSFLDQGKKLNFAVANKNSFSHDLSELGLDSSTGEVPVVGIRTTKGDKYVMQEEFSRDGKALERFLQDYFDGNLKRYLKSEPIPESNDGPVKVLVAENFDQIVNADDKDVLIEFYAPWCGHCKSLEPKYKELGEKLSQDPNIVIAKMDATANDVPSPYEVRGFPTIYFSPAGQKQNPKRYEGGREVADFISYLKKEARNPPVVEEDEKKSKKKKKKTEL; encoded by the exons ATGTTTAAATTGCTTCTCTCAGTAGTTCTTCTTGGGGCTGTCCAGGCCAGTGATGTGCTAGAATTTACCGATGACGATTTTGAAAGCAAAATCTCAGACCACGAACTTATCCTTGTGGAGTTCTTTGCACCGTG GTGTGGTCACTGTAAACGGCTTGCCCCGGAGTATGAGGCTGCAGCGACACGTCTTAAAGGGATTGTCCCGCTGGCTAAG GTGGACTGCACAGCCAGTGCCAACGTGTGCGGTAAGTATGGTGTCAGCGGATATCCCACGCTGAAGATCTTCAGGGATGGAGATGATTCCGGGGCTTATGACGGTCCCAGAACTGCAG ATGGAATTGTGAGCCATCTGAAGAAGCAAGCCGGCCCGGCCTCTGTGGAGATCAAGACGGTGGCGGAGTTCGAGAATTATGTCAATGATCGCGATGCCAGTGTTGTGG gcttctTCTTGGACTCCGCTAGTCCTGCCCAGGCGGAGTTCCTGAAGGCTGCTGGGGCCCTGAGGGAGTCCTATCGCTTTGCACACACCAACAATGAGGAGCTGCTGAAGAAAAACAACGTCGATGCCGA ggGTGTCATTCTCTTCCGCCCAAAGCACCTCAGCAGTAAATTTGAGGAGAGCGACGTACCCTATAACGAGGAAAAGTTTGCCAGCTCCAAAATCAAGAAGTTCATCCAGGATAACAT TTTCGGAATTTGCCCCCACCTGACTGATGACAACAAGGACCAGCTGAAGGGGAAAGACCTGATGGTGGCCTACTATGATGTTGATTATGAGAAGAACCCCAAAGGCTCCAACTACTGGAGAAACAG AGTGATGAAGGTGGCCAAGAGCTTCCTGGACCAGGGGAAGAAGCTGAACTTCGCTGTGGCCAACAAGAACAGCTTCAGCCATGACTTATCGGAGTTGGGGCTGGATTCCAGCACTGGGGAGGTTCCTGTGGTGGGCATCCGGACCACCAAAGGAGATAAATACGTCATGCAGGAGGAGTTCTC ACGTGATGGGAAAGCGCTGGAGCGGTTTCTGCAGGATTACTTTGATGGAAATCTGAAGAGGTACCTCAAATCTGAGCCAATCCCTGAAAGCAATGATGGACCAGTAAAG GTTCTGGTGGCCGAGAATTTTGACCAAATCGTGAATGCTGATGACAAAGATGTCCTAATTGAGTTCTACGCACCCTGGTGTGGTCACTGCAAGAGTCTGGAGCCCAAGTATAAGGAGCTGGGTGAGAAG CTTTCCCAGGACCCCAATATTGTCATAGCCAAGATGGATGCTACTGCCAATGACGTGCCATCACCTTATGAAGTCAGAGG GTTCCCCACAATATACTTTTCTCCCGCTGGACAGAAGCAGAATCCAAAGAGATATGAG GGTGGCCGTGAAGTCGCCGACTTCATCTCCTATCTGAAGAAGGAGGCCCGCAATCCTCCTGTAGTCGAGGAAGATGAGAAGAAgtccaagaagaagaagaagaagacagAGTTGTAG